A genomic stretch from Campylobacter lari subsp. concheus includes:
- a CDS encoding TatD family hydrolase: MFLDCDFSEKIIDTHCHLDSQAYFGYLDEMLNHAFANGVGKIIIPGADIKDLPRAREIAHDYENVYFSCGVHPYDIDDFDLDVLKEFINDKKCVAVGECGLDYYRLRADDDEIKAKQKEVFIAQIQLAIEYKKPLIVHVREANEDSFNILKTYAKDLQGGVLHCFNASELLLQLADDGFYFGIGGVLTFKNAKKLVEVLPKIPKDKLVLETDGPYLTPEPHRGKVNDPILTHFVAQKMAELLNLSKNEIIKLTNSNANCLFFQGL; encoded by the coding sequence ATGTTTTTAGATTGTGATTTTAGTGAAAAAATCATAGATACACATTGTCATTTAGATAGCCAAGCTTATTTTGGATATTTGGATGAAATGTTAAATCATGCCTTTGCTAATGGAGTGGGCAAAATCATCATACCTGGTGCAGATATAAAAGATTTACCAAGAGCAAGAGAAATTGCGCATGATTATGAAAATGTATATTTTTCTTGTGGGGTACATCCTTACGATATAGATGATTTTGATTTGGATGTTTTAAAAGAATTTATAAATGATAAAAAATGTGTTGCAGTGGGTGAGTGCGGGCTTGATTATTATCGTTTAAGGGCTGATGATGATGAAATAAAAGCAAAACAAAAAGAAGTTTTTATAGCTCAAATTCAGCTAGCTATTGAATACAAAAAGCCTTTGATTGTTCATGTGCGTGAGGCTAATGAAGATAGTTTTAATATTTTAAAAACATATGCAAAGGATTTACAAGGTGGTGTTTTGCATTGTTTTAATGCTAGTGAGCTTTTACTTCAGCTGGCAGATGATGGTTTTTATTTTGGTATAGGTGGGGTTTTAACTTTTAAAAATGCAAAAAAACTAGTAGAAGTTTTACCTAAAATTCCAAAAGATAAGCTTGTTTTAGAAACAGATGGACCTTATTTAACTCCAGAGCCACATCGTGGCAAGGTAAATGATCCTATTTTGACGCATTTTGTAGCTCAAAAAATGGCTGAGCTTTTAAATTTATCTAAAAATGAAATAATAAAACTTACTAATTCTAACGCTAATTGTTTGTTTTTCCAAGGTTTATAA
- a CDS encoding 3-deoxy-D-manno-octulosonate 8-phosphate phosphatase, YrbI family, whose protein sequence is MIELIFLDVDGCLTDGKIIYTQNYGEIKEFNVKDGAAIEAWQKLGKKVAIITGRTSECVYFRARDLKIDLVYQGISDKLACAKEILEKLNLDFSQCAAIGDYYNDMSLLEAVGYSFKPKDAHKALKTDKVLNRKGGNGAVSEMIEILIEHNNMQAQWDKLWR, encoded by the coding sequence ATGATAGAACTTATTTTTTTAGATGTAGATGGTTGTCTAACAGATGGTAAAATCATCTATACGCAAAACTATGGTGAGATTAAAGAATTTAATGTAAAAGATGGTGCGGCGATTGAAGCTTGGCAAAAGCTTGGTAAGAAAGTTGCTATCATTACAGGTAGGACTAGCGAGTGTGTGTATTTTAGAGCTAGGGATTTAAAAATTGATTTAGTCTATCAAGGTATTAGTGATAAACTAGCTTGCGCTAAAGAAATTTTAGAAAAATTAAATTTAGATTTTTCTCAATGTGCTGCTATTGGGGATTATTATAATGATATGAGCCTGCTTGAAGCAGTTGGATATAGCTTTAAGCCAAAAGATGCACATAAGGCTTTAAAAACTGATAAAGTTTTAAATAGAAAAGGTGGCAATGGAGCAGTGAGCGAGATGATTGAAATTTTAATTGAACATAATAATATGCAAGCTCAATGGGATAAACTTTGGCGATAA
- a CDS encoding lytic transglycosylase domain-containing protein produces MKKNFLFFILVLLCLNAKALQFTPEHYTQQAQILRNLDIEASYLSDMIFLEFKESSMDMHSKTLVDTMREFYKITPIIRKILEKENIPQEFLYLAIVESGLKIHSISRTKAVGVWQFMKPTAQTLGLRIDPYVDERKDLVKSTYAAIAYLKQLKEQFGKWYLAILAYNCGDGKLRQAIKKAKSDDLRILLDPDKKYLPLETRIFIRKILTMAFLANNNDFLISQDSALLNYALSSEVKKISVPPSVSLRELAKVAKMSYKEFKRYNPHFNYDFTPPDKKDYYMYIPLSKSVAVEKALENVKLAKVDTTIPHTKIYIVKEGDSLYTIARKHKISVESIKEYNKIKGNLININQKLVLKIKENNNAKIKTTQKISKSSHTKVVSR; encoded by the coding sequence ATGAAAAAAAACTTTTTATTTTTTATTTTAGTATTATTATGCTTAAATGCTAAAGCCTTGCAATTTACTCCAGAACACTATACTCAACAAGCACAAATTTTAAGAAATTTAGATATAGAAGCAAGCTATCTTAGCGATATGATTTTTTTAGAATTTAAAGAATCTTCCATGGATATGCATTCTAAAACTTTAGTAGATACGATGAGAGAATTTTACAAAATTACTCCGATTATCCGCAAAATATTAGAAAAAGAAAATATTCCTCAAGAATTTTTATACTTAGCAATTGTAGAATCTGGTTTAAAAATTCATTCTATCTCAAGAACTAAAGCTGTGGGTGTTTGGCAATTTATGAAACCAACAGCACAAACTTTGGGTTTAAGGATAGATCCTTATGTAGATGAGAGAAAAGATTTAGTAAAATCAACTTATGCAGCTATTGCTTATTTAAAACAACTAAAAGAGCAGTTTGGAAAATGGTATTTGGCTATTTTAGCTTATAATTGTGGTGATGGTAAATTACGTCAAGCTATAAAAAAAGCAAAAAGTGATGATTTAAGAATCTTACTTGATCCTGATAAAAAATACTTACCATTAGAAACTAGGATTTTTATTAGAAAAATTCTTACTATGGCATTTTTGGCTAATAATAATGATTTTTTAATTTCTCAAGATAGTGCTTTGCTTAATTATGCCCTATCAAGTGAGGTTAAAAAAATTTCAGTGCCACCAAGTGTTTCTTTAAGAGAGCTTGCCAAAGTAGCTAAAATGTCTTATAAAGAATTTAAGCGTTATAATCCACATTTTAATTATGACTTTACTCCACCTGATAAAAAAGATTATTATATGTACATTCCTTTAAGCAAAAGTGTGGCGGTAGAAAAGGCATTAGAGAATGTAAAATTAGCTAAGGTGGATACAACCATTCCGCATACAAAAATTTATATAGTAAAAGAAGGCGATAGTCTTTATACTATTGCAAGAAAACATAAAATAAGCGTTGAAAGTATCAAGGAATACAATAAAATAAAAGGAAATTTAATCAATATTAATCAAAAACTTGTGTTAAAAATTAAGGAGAATAATAATGCAAAAATCAAAACAACTCAAAAAATATCCAAAAGCTCTCATACAAAAGTCGTTAGTCGTTAG
- a CDS encoding septal ring lytic transglycosylase RlpA family protein → MQKSKQLKKYPKALIQKSLVVSCVGVLFSACSMVPISTPTVYYPERDFKSVKHNNTSLKGTMKPYTINGKTYYPTVVEVGETADGIASWYGPGFHGKKTSNGETYDQHAYTAAHKTLPMNTIVKVTNLKNHRQTTVRINDRGPFVAGRIIDLSNMAARDIDMIQSGTAPVRLEVIGFGTSASSGSVHTNSNLGSSGEIADSGHIFQGGSFMVQIGAFRNKSGAELIASRYKNYNSYTSTIQTSAKDGLHRVFLKGFRSEQEARDFVDSGSFPGAFIVRE, encoded by the coding sequence ATGCAAAAATCAAAACAACTCAAAAAATATCCAAAAGCTCTCATACAAAAGTCGTTAGTCGTTAGTTGTGTAGGAGTTTTGTTTAGTGCTTGTAGCATGGTGCCTATTAGTACACCTACTGTGTATTATCCAGAGAGGGATTTTAAAAGTGTAAAACATAATAATACTAGTTTAAAAGGCACCATGAAACCTTATACTATTAATGGCAAAACTTATTATCCAACTGTAGTAGAAGTGGGTGAGACTGCTGATGGTATAGCTAGTTGGTATGGACCGGGTTTCCATGGTAAAAAAACTTCCAATGGTGAAACTTATGATCAACACGCTTATACTGCAGCTCATAAAACTTTACCTATGAATACCATAGTAAAAGTAACTAATTTAAAAAATCACCGTCAAACTACTGTTAGGATTAATGATAGAGGGCCTTTTGTAGCAGGAAGGATTATAGATTTATCTAATATGGCTGCAAGAGATATAGATATGATTCAATCTGGAACAGCCCCTGTAAGACTTGAAGTGATTGGCTTTGGAACAAGTGCAAGTTCAGGTTCAGTTCATACTAATTCTAATTTAGGCAGCAGTGGAGAGATTGCTGATAGTGGTCATATTTTCCAAGGTGGATCTTTTATGGTGCAAATTGGAGCATTTAGAAATAAAAGTGGTGCAGAGTTAATAGCAAGTAGATATAAAAATTATAATTCTTATACTTCTACTATCCAAACAAGTGCTAAAGATGGCTTGCATAGAGTATTTTTAAAAGGTTTTAGAAGTGAGCAAGAAGCAAGAGATTTTGTTGATAGTGGATCTTTCCCAGGTGCGTTTATAGTAAGAGAGTAA
- the cbrR gene encoding bile resistance response regulator CbrR — protein MEEKILIIDDNKMLTKLLAKKVENTLGLKVDVAFDMNSAKELVKNDYFMAFVDLCLPDAPNGEVVDVVLEKNIPAIVLTGSSDGQTRKKFMEKDIIGYIQKESESCIDEMLSSIRMLQKNNKTKIILAIANVTLRAEMKKNLNNQLFNVLAAAHGEEALSYLSDNPDTKLVICDATMPVINGEDLLVEIRSKYSKIELGVIMVGDKDDALEARAFRKGVNDYVIRPFQKESLNCRVNNCLDYMQKCVLLDEYSLGKDLLTGLDDYANFEKRFLDYLEDMQENEELALALIDIDNLATINYELSYDCGDGVIKHTAKKIKDQIRGMDLATRIEDGKFYVLLKNTDNKEALKAFSNIRVNIAKESVLIALDEVDYSVSVGVAFGGKTSQIQDLLNNAQKALDLAKANGKNRVEVCF, from the coding sequence ATGGAAGAAAAAATTTTAATTATTGATGATAACAAAATGCTCACAAAGCTTTTAGCAAAAAAAGTAGAAAATACTTTGGGTTTAAAAGTGGATGTTGCTTTTGATATGAATAGTGCTAAAGAATTAGTGAAAAATGATTATTTTATGGCTTTTGTAGATCTTTGTTTGCCAGATGCTCCCAATGGAGAAGTGGTAGATGTGGTTTTAGAAAAAAATATTCCTGCTATAGTACTTACGGGAAGTAGTGATGGACAAACGCGTAAGAAATTTATGGAAAAAGACATTATAGGTTATATTCAAAAAGAAAGCGAAAGTTGTATTGATGAAATGCTAAGTTCCATTAGAATGCTTCAGAAAAATAATAAAACTAAGATAATTTTAGCAATCGCTAATGTAACTTTACGTGCAGAAATGAAAAAAAATCTTAATAATCAACTTTTTAATGTTTTAGCAGCAGCACATGGAGAAGAAGCGCTAAGTTATCTTAGTGATAATCCGGATACAAAATTGGTAATTTGTGATGCAACTATGCCTGTAATTAATGGGGAAGATTTGCTTGTAGAAATTCGTTCAAAATACTCTAAGATAGAACTTGGTGTGATCATGGTTGGAGATAAAGATGATGCGCTAGAGGCAAGAGCTTTTAGAAAGGGCGTGAATGACTATGTGATTAGACCTTTCCAAAAAGAATCTCTTAATTGTAGAGTGAATAATTGCTTAGATTATATGCAAAAATGTGTTTTACTTGATGAGTATAGTTTGGGTAAAGATTTGCTAACAGGACTTGATGATTATGCAAATTTTGAAAAAAGATTTTTAGATTATTTAGAAGATATGCAAGAAAATGAAGAATTAGCTTTAGCATTAATTGATATAGACAATCTTGCAACAATTAACTATGAACTAAGTTATGATTGTGGCGATGGAGTGATTAAACACACAGCTAAAAAAATCAAAGATCAAATTCGCGGTATGGATTTAGCAACTAGAATTGAAGATGGTAAATTTTATGTACTTTTAAAAAATACAGATAATAAAGAAGCGTTGAAAGCTTTTTCAAATATAAGAGTAAATATTGCTAAAGAAAGTGTTTTAATAGCTTTAGATGAGGTTGATTACAGTGTTTCTGTAGGGGTTGCTTTTGGAGGCAAAACAAGCCAAATACAAGATTTGCTTAATAATGCTCAAAAGGCACTAGATTTAGCTAAGGCTAATGGTAAAAATAGGGTAGAGGTATGTTTTTAG
- the lptA gene encoding lipopolysaccharide transport periplasmic protein LptA produces the protein MVFRAVIFLCLLNLFAFSAQKIEVYAKDFYLDEKNETSVLTGNVEVKKGNDVLNSQKLVIYMKDKQPIKYIATKDAKFKIMMKDKTYHGSGDEFIYNVAKDIYEINGNAKIIEMQTKKELIGDKIIVDRKNMTYRVVSKDKKPAKFVFEVKE, from the coding sequence ATGGTTTTTAGAGCAGTAATTTTTTTGTGTTTGTTAAATTTGTTCGCATTTAGTGCACAAAAAATAGAAGTTTATGCTAAAGATTTTTACTTAGATGAAAAAAATGAAACAAGTGTATTAACTGGTAATGTAGAAGTTAAAAAAGGCAATGATGTTTTAAATTCGCAAAAATTAGTCATTTATATGAAAGACAAGCAACCCATCAAGTATATAGCTACTAAAGATGCTAAATTTAAAATCATGATGAAAGATAAAACTTATCATGGAAGCGGCGATGAGTTTATTTATAATGTAGCTAAGGATATATATGAGATTAATGGCAATGCAAAAATTATAGAAATGCAAACAAAAAAAGAACTCATAGGGGATAAAATCATAGTAGATAGAAAAAATATGACTTATAGAGTAGTGAGTAAAGATAAAAAACCTGCTAAATTTGTATTTGAAGTAAAAGAATGA
- the yihA gene encoding ribosome biogenesis GTP-binding protein YihA/YsxC yields the protein MILNAKFLISASKIDEAPQPIYTEIAFLGRSNVGKSSLINTLCKNKNLAKSSSTPGKTQLINFFEVDYKKDEDKFKLIFIDLPGFGYAKVSKKTKAIWNKNLDEFLKERSSIKLFIHLIDSRHENLDIDANLDLYLDSFIRADQKKITVFTKADKLNQSQKAKILNINKNAILVSNLKKSGIDKLEQKIILESFGFNEE from the coding sequence ATGATATTAAATGCTAAATTTTTAATTTCTGCTTCCAAAATAGACGAAGCACCACAACCTATATACACTGAAATCGCCTTTTTAGGGCGTTCTAATGTAGGTAAAAGTTCTTTGATTAATACACTATGTAAAAATAAAAATTTAGCAAAAAGCTCTTCAACCCCAGGTAAAACCCAACTTATTAATTTTTTTGAAGTTGATTATAAAAAAGATGAGGATAAATTTAAACTAATATTTATTGATTTACCTGGTTTTGGTTATGCTAAAGTGAGCAAAAAAACTAAGGCTATTTGGAATAAAAATTTAGATGAGTTTTTAAAAGAGCGCAGTTCTATCAAGCTTTTTATTCATCTAATAGATTCTAGACATGAAAATTTAGATATTGATGCAAATTTGGATTTGTATTTAGATTCTTTTATCAGAGCTGATCAAAAAAAAATAACAGTTTTTACAAAAGCAGATAAGCTTAATCAAAGTCAAAAAGCAAAAATTTTAAATATAAATAAAAATGCTATCTTAGTGTCAAATTTGAAAAAAAGTGGTATTGATAAATTAGAACAAAAAATTATTTTAGAGAGTTTTGGTTTTAATGAGGAGTAG